The following proteins are co-located in the Castanea sativa cultivar Marrone di Chiusa Pesio chromosome 8, ASM4071231v1 genome:
- the LOC142608078 gene encoding putative protein phosphatase 2C 24 → MAEICCGLVNESETSTACEQSSRAARRRRMEIRRFKFVAGVATPEPESTSTEHKRQKLEGYYTASFSRDCENAVETSVTDEEKKVVEKESLETKGISNSNSNSNDGCVSTSVSSEYPKFGVASVCGRRRDMEDAVAIHPSFSSHDHNSTTKLHYFGVYDGHGCSHVATKCREKLHELVKEELLSLETQEEEWKGVMERSFYRMDKEVNAWNETVLGAKCRCELQSPECDAVGSTAVVAIVTPNKIIVANCGDSRAVLCRNGKPVPLSSDHKPDRPDELNRIQAAGGRVIYWDGPRVLGVLAMSRAIGDNYLKPYVICEPEVTITDRTAEDDCLILASDGLWDVVSNETACGVARMCLRGKAHAPPCSPPGAEVAVSETSDKACSDASMLLTKLALARQSPDNVSVVVVDLRRDT, encoded by the exons ATGGCGGAGATCTGCTGTGGATTGGTGAACGAGAGCGAGACATCAACGGCGTGTGAGCAGAGCTCCCGAGCGGCAAGGCGGAGGAGAATGGAGATCAGACGGTTCAAATTCGTAGCCGGCGTGGCCACACCGGAGCCAGAGAGTACTAGTACTGAGCATAAGCGTCAGAAGCTAGAAGGCTATTACACGGCGTCGTTTTCTCGTGACTGCGAGAACGCCGTAGAGACGTCCGTTACAGACGAGGAGAAGAAAGTAGTAGAAAAAGAGAGCCTCGAGACCAAAGGTATCTCGAATTCGAATTCGAATTCGAATGATGGTTGTGTTTCAACTTCGGTTTCGAGTGAGTATCCGAAATTCGGTGTTGCATCTGTGTGTGGAAGACGGAGAGACATGGAAGACGCTGTGGCTATACACCCTTCGTTCTCAAGCCATGACCACAATTCCACAACGAAATTGCATTACTTCGGAGTTTACGACGGCCATGGCTGCTCTCAT GTGGCAACGAAGTGTCGAGAAAAGTTACATGAGCTGGTGAAGGAAGAGTTGTTATCGTTAGAGACGCAAGAGGAAGAGTGGAAGGGAGTGATGGAGCGAAGCTTTTATCGCATGGACAAGGAAGTGAATGCATGGAACGAGACCGTTTTGGGTGCAAAGTGTAGGTGTGAGCTTCAATCTCCAGAGTGTGATGCGGTTGGATCTACTGCGGTTGTTGCAATTGTGACACCCAATAAGATCATCGTTGCCAATTGTGGTGATTCAAGAGCTGTGCTTTGCCGAAACGGCAAGCCTGTACCTCTTTCCTCCGATCACAAG CCGGATCGTCCGGACGAGTTGAATCGGATCCAAGCCGCAGGTGGTCGGGTTATCTACTGGGACGGCCCACGTGTCCTCGGAGTTCTCGCCATGTCTAGAGCTATTG GTGATAACTATCTGAAGCCTTATGTGATCTGTGAGCCGGAGGTGACGATAACGGATCGGACGGCGGAGGATGACTGTCTGATCTTGGCGAGTGATGGGCTTTGGGACGTGGTGTCAAATGAGACGGCGTGTGGGGTGGCGCGTATGTGCTTAAGAGGGAAAGCACACGCGCCTCCGTGTTCTCCGCCCGGTGCTGAGGTGGCTGTTTCCGAAACATCAGACAAAGCGTGTTCGGACGCGTCGATGTTGCTGACGAAGTTGGCATTGGCTAGGCAAAGTCCTGACAACGTTAGCGTGGTCGTGGTAGACCTAAGAAGGGACACGTAG